The Populus alba chromosome 6, ASM523922v2, whole genome shotgun sequence genomic interval atcacttggtttattaaatattgtaCTTCATAATTcattgggttttgttttgtttttttttttttgtggttatcTCAATTTCACAACCCTTGTCATgtatttgacaagttaattcaaTTGACTCGAtttttctatctattttttaattgatttatttttttcaatttcattgttcaacttttttaacatttggttaattatgaattaagttttgttatttgtttgagttttttaaattaacttattttaatttcatgaccATGATTAAGTGTTTTGCAAATTAAccagaataaaattaaatcattttataattacatGATTTGgatcaatctaatatattgttgtgtcaatatttattttaaaaaaatatctttaatttttagtaaaattatatttttacctgTTATCCAAGTTATTTTTTGACTTTTCAAGTTAGTCGGTCATGTTAGTTTAACtctctcatttttattattatttataatttaaattatataatttaaaattaatttatttttaaatttaaattatatttattgagtATACATGTATAATAACATAATCCCAAAACAGCACctaaatactttaaaatcaaaatataattttctattaaaaaaaacaatgcatcaATCGAAAAAAATTGAGAACCTTGATTTCAACTGCACATCACTGTATTAACGGAAAAAAAACCTTgggacttgattttttttttttttttttcctattgatGGAGAAATCAATAATTGGCGGCAATTCTtgcatggaaaaagaaaattgaagaaaaaagggaGCAAAATTATACTTAAGCACAACAGTATTCATTCTCTTCTTGGCGCGTGCCGCACTCTCCGAAAGAATTCCAGCATCAATGGACAACCCCTCCCACGCGTTGACTACACGTCAGTTCAGTCGCGTGGTACAAGGCTCAAAAAACTAGTTCAAAACCTCTCCTTTACAAGCCCTAAACTCTGCcttataaacacaaaaatcaaacaGAGCCCCAAATTTCTCCAGAACCCCAAACTCGGATCGGTCCAACTCAGTGAGTCGCTTCTCATATTCAAAACTTTCTGCCTCAAATCCctccaaaatcaaaatccatTTCCAAAACAACACGATGAAcccttttttctcttaaaagtccatatatacatatatgcaCACGCCTATTCagtcatatttatatataatattgttttatatattatgcAATTGAAATCGGGTTCGGGTTTGGGATCGAGTTCTTCGCCTACGGGCGCTAGGCTTCGAAAGAAGCACAAGAGACTCGATGCGATATGTGAAACCGTGTATAATCAGAACCATAGCGAGTCCCTCAATGAGGAAAAATCCGGGTCGGGTCAGGCTGCTGACTTGGAGCTTCGACGGAGTTCACGGGTCAGGCGGGCACCTGAGCTGCTTGATGTGTCACCGCCACCGGCTAAGAAACGGAAGAAGATGAATAAGAAAGTGAATTTGGGTGTTAGTAAAAGTTATAGGAGTGGTAATAGTAGTTATAAGATCGGCAATAGTAGTTTAAGGAGTGGTAATAGTAGTTATAAGATCGGCAATAGTAGTTTAAGGAGTGGCAATAGTAGTTCGAAGAGGGttatagaggaggaggaggatagtGAAGGAGAAGAGGATTTGGATGATACGCCGGGAGTTGGAGGTCGAGGTTGAGGACAAGAGGGAGGAATGCTGGGAAGGGAGGAGCAGTGGGAGAGTAGCAGGAGGAAGCTTTTTGATGACATGGAGGCGGGGGAGAGTGAATTGGGTGAGGGAGAGGGGGGTTTTGATGGTGGCAAGTTTGTTATGGGTTCGAAGAGGGTGGGGAGAGTTAAGGCATTGAGTGGGCTGGAGAGTGAGGAGAAAGAGGGTGGGAATGGGCACGATAGTGAAAATGTGAGTGAGAACGATGAGGATGAGGAGGGTGAGGAAGATGATGAGATGGAGGTCGTGAGGAGTGATGATAGTGATGAGAGTGTGCTGGATTTGGGTGGTGAAATTGATGGTGGAAATGAGGAGGAAATAGGGGATGACGATGGTGTGCAGGTAAAGGGAGAGGAGGAGAAAGAGATATTGGATGGTTTGGAATTGGAGAGGAAGGATGATGGAAATGAGAACGTGGAAAATGTAGAGGATgatgagaaaatggaggagTTGGTGAGGATGGATGCAGAAAATGAGAGGGATGTTGATGAGGTTAATGGGGCTTTGGTGAATGAATTGGAGGATGGACAATGTGGTGCTGGCGAGATTAAAAAGGATGATGTGGAAAATGTAGATTTGACAAAAGGGGTGGAGGACAGAGGGTGCtgtgataaaaatgaaaaagatgttgTTGAAGAGTATGTAGATTTGACAAAGCAGGTGGAGAACAAAGGTGGACTGGATGAGCTAGAGGGTGAGAAAGATGTGAAGGTGGACAAAATGAAGCGTGATTCAACCAGCAGTCTTGGCAGATCAAAGATTAAACAGGGTAGATGCTGTGGTTTGTGTGGGTGTGGAAATGATGGTAAACCACCTAAAAGGTTGGTGCAAGATGGCGGTGAGAGTGAAAATGAGGCATATAGTGGTTCATCATCTTCAGAGGACGTAAAATATGATGTATGGGATGGGTTTGGTGATGAACCAGGGTGGCTTGGTCGTCTCTTGGGTCCTATAAATGATCGTTATGGTATTGCTGGAATCTGGGTTCATCAAAACTGTGCTGTATGGAGTCCAGAGGTGCAGTCTCCTATAAccagttttatttatttttgctttactTTGTGAATTTTCCATGATTGTAAATGTCAGTTGCTAGAGACATTAGTTCGTTGAATATCACTTTCTGTTGTTTATTATTCCCTTCATTTAGGTTTTAATAAATACCCTTTCACTCAAGATATGTTATGTCTTTGAGGATTGCTATAAGTGCGTTGTAGTGTGATCAGTTGTCCTAGGTTGTCAATACacgataaaaagaaaaaaaacaaaaagaaaaaaaaaacagagaggggcTGTTGACACGTTACTCCGATGAGATGCTATTATTGTATTGACAGCAACTTTAATGGTCATGAGTGCTCCTTGATCACAATGATGGTTCCCTTTGCATGATTTAAACTGATGTTGTCTGTTCAAAGTGTTAGGGCTCAACAATAGACCACAGTTAGTCTTGCATATTATAGGAAGTAAACAAtggaatatatattttggaaGTAAGCTACAacctttactttttaatttttcatggacATTCATTTTATGTAAGTGTATTGAATGGGTTCTTCTATCTTGTTTTATGAGCTAGTAGATTTGCTGCAAGAACTGGGagtttttaaacattaatttgtGCTTCCATCTGACTATTATGTTGCAGTAAATCTCCATACCCTGTGATCTGTGTTTGCAGGTTTATTTTGCTGGCTTGGGTTGCTTGAAAAATGTTAGGGCTGCACTTTGCAGAGGCAAAGCATTAAAATGCAGCCGCTGTGGAAGGCCAGGGGCAACTATTGGATGTCGTGTTGATCGGTGTCCGAAAACTTACCACTTGGTTGGTTATTTTATTTGCTGTGCAAAACATTCTTCTGTATTGGTTTTtattctgatttatttttttcttgcttatattattttatttttccagccTTGTGCACGAGCCACTGGCTGCATTTTTGACCATCGAAAATTTCTTATAGCATGCACATATCATCGGCATCTCTTCCAACCTTATGGTAATCAACATGCAATGTggataaagaaattgaaagctAAGAAAATGAAGTTACAATTCAGGAAGGTTTCAAATGATGCTTGGCGAAAGGATGTTGAAGCGGAAGAAAAATGGTTGGAGAACTGTGGTGAGGATGAAGAGTTTTTAAAACGTGAAAGCAAGAGGCTTCATCGGGATTTGTTGAGAATTGCTCCTGTGTACATTGGAGGCTCAGACACTGATGGTGGAAAACTATTTGAGGGCTGGGAGTCTGTTGCAGGGCTTCAAAATGTCATCCAATGCATGAAGGAAGTGGTAATTTTGCCTCTATTATATCCTGAGTTCTTCAGTAATTTAGGGATTACACCTCCTAGGGGTGTTCTTTTGCATGGGTaccctggaacaggtaaaactCTTGTAGTGCGGGCATTAATTGGTTCATGTGCTCGTGGTGATAAACGAATAGCATATTTTGCTCGCAAAGGTGCAGACTGCCTAGGAAAGTATGTTGGGGATGCTGAGCGCCAACTGAGGCTCCTGTTTCAGGTCGCTGAAAGATGTCAACCTtcaattatattctttgatGAGATAGATGGATTAGCACCTTGTCGTTCAAGGCAGCAAGATCAGACTCACAGCTCAGTTGTATCCACACTGCTTGCTCTTATGGATGGTTTAAAATCCCGGGGTTCAGTTATAGTGATTGGTGCAACCAACCGTCCTGAGGCTGTTGATCCAGCATTACGTAGGCCTGGGAGATTTGATAGGGAGATTTACTTTCCATTGCCATCAGTTGGGGACAGGGCTGCGATTCTCTCCCTCCACACACGAAGTTGGCCTAAACCTGTTACTGGGTCTTTGCTGAAGTGGATTGCAAGACAAACTGTAGGTTTTGCTGGTGCTGATCTGCAGGCTCTTTGTACTCAAGCTGCCATTATTGCTTTGAAGAGGAATTTCCCTTTGCACAAAATGCTAGCTGCTGCAGGCGATAGATCTCCTGGTGCTAAACGCATTCCTCTTCCAGCTTTTACAGTGGAAGAGAGGGACTGGTTGGAGGCTTTAGCTTGTTCCCCACCCCCTTGCTCTCGTAGAGAAGCAGGGATAGCTGCTTATGATTTGGTCTCCTCCCCTCTTCCCACTCACCTCATTCCATGTCTTTTGCAGCCATTATCCACCTTGTTTATTTCATTGTATCTGCATGAACACCTCTGGCTGCCTCCTACTCTTTTGAAAGCTGCAAAAATGTTTGAAACTCTGATTGTTTCTTCTTTAGAGAAGAATAATATGCCTACTGATCGTTGGTGGTCTCACATTGACAGTTTCCTTAGAGAAGCAGATGTTGCCAAGGAGCTATGGAGGAAACTTTCATGTGTTGGCATATTAACTAGAGAGGTTATTTGTGCTGATACTGATGCCTTTGCAGATGAAACTGATGCTGAAAGTGTTCAGGCTGAACCTTCTGCAGTTCATAATAGGGGCATGCACACTAGTTCTCGAGAGGTTTCTTTTGCATCGAGCAAGAAATCTGGATTTCGAGTATTGATAGCTGGGAGTCCCAGATCTGGCCAGAAGCATCTTTCTTCTTGCTTTCTTCATTGTTTTGTCGGAAATGTTGAAATTCAGAAGGTTGATCTGGCTACTGTTTCACAAGAGGGGCATGGTGATATGGTGCAAGGAATAACAAGAATATTAAGTAAGCCTCTCTCGCacactctctttctctttctctttctctttctctttcttccaTATTTTGTTGGCAAGATTCATGATTTCAGCTACACGAGATTCATGATCACAATGTTTGCATAGTAAccttgtattttgttttctactCAATTCCTGGGATTGGagtgcattttttttcattgctgtAGAGTTAGCTTGAGTATTTTAATTGACTGTTCCAGCAAACATCGCTCTTTGTTTTGTATtgcaaatttatcattttaagaGTATTTCAGTATTTCCTTTTTTGTGTTGCTCCAAAAAAACACTATTACCTTCTAGAAAATGGCCAAGATCTTCATCTATTTATTAATGTAGGTTAGTTTTCAAATGTACACATGTTTTGGCCTGTTATTGTGGACCTTAAATGAAGGTTAGTTTTCAAATGTACACAAGGTGAAGGATTTTTTCAACTCTTTGATCTGCTTTGCTGACTATATGATGTGGAATCCAGTAATGTATTTAAATGTCATATATAATATCATGTCCTTGTACTTGGGATTCCTGTCCTGGCCACAACAATTAATATTGGAATTAGATGCTGTTGAAGGATTTTAGTAGCTACTGAACTCTCTAATTTGGTCCCTTATCAATTTGACatatctgtttatttttattttttttccttttaaacttTAACAGAACTTTTAACTGCTAGTCAAGCTGAGAACTGACTGTAAAACTTCTGGCTTTGGACATAAAACACTGGGTATCTAATCTAGCACCTGGATAGCACCACACAATTCCTTAAAGGTTTCAATAGTCTCTCAGTTGGTCTTATTGGAATAAAAAgcatatacatatttttttgctGTCATAGGCCATCTATCTATTTAGGAGTAGAACTCGCAAATTAAATTCATACTGATATATAAATGCTCACATAATGAGATTGATTGGTTTTCATAATTTGCCCTTGACTTCCTTTCTTTGGTAATTATGGAGGAGTGGGGAAGACACATGGGAACTCATTGGTAACTTGAAAAAACTACACTGGTCTTTAGGACTGACATACAATTTAGTTTGTAGTTTAGTACCTTcagcataaaataatattctccCTGTGATTAAGGATACACAGAGTTGGCTGTCTTTGTCAACTCTTCTTGACCTTTGTAGCTTAAGACACAAACTCAAAAATGCACTTGCATGAATTCTCACTCCTATCTATTTGCCCTGGCAGTGAAGTGTGCCAGTTTCCAATCATGCATGATATTCCTGCCAAGAATTGATTTGTGGGCTGTGGAGACATGTCATAAAGTTAATGACGACGGTGATGCATCTTCTTCAATTAACCATCAAGTTTATGAGGAGAAAGAATCCTCTTTGACAAACAGTCAAGTTGTGGAAGAGGAAAATGAGTCACCCATCCATCAATGTATACCGGCTGAAATGACAGAACCTCAAGATGCTGCCCGAAGTATATCACCTGCCTGGAGCTCATTTGTTGAGCAGGTGGAATCGATATCCGTGTCTACTTCCTTGATGATTCTGGtatgagtttgattttttttggataattgaTATCTCATGTTAAAAGTATGCGACAAGATACACTTTCTACTTATCTAGCAATACTCTCACAATACGTAATTGaaattttcatatgaaattaacTCTAGGGAATCTTGAAGGATATTATAGTACATGTTATTCTTCCTGtttcaacaaatataaatttaattaggatTCTGCAAGTGCAACTGAATTAGTAATCAACTTATAGCATAACGTGTATACTGTATAATGAAAATGAGATACAAAAATGCTTTCTTGGCATAGAACCAATAACTTTGACTAAAGGTTTTCAAGTTGGGAATTGGTTGTCTACCCATGAAAACAATGTTCTTGTATGTTGAGTGAATTCTATTTATTACTAGTAGGCAACCTTTCGCATCTGCAGTGTCTTTTAACCTGTACTACATAAAAGTTTGCATGTGCATCAGTTTTTCCTGTGCAAGAATCTCTAAAACTATACCAAATCACTTCATATATTATCAaaactagtgtttttttctGATAGAGATTGATTAGTTTAGCTATTGATTAGAGAGTGCTGTTATGTGCCATTCAGTCCATTTCCTTGCATGTTTGTGTGCTGCAGGCTACCTCAGAGCTTCCATCCTCAGAACTTCCCCAAAGAATAAGGCATTTCTTTGAAAACAATAGCTCGAATAGCAGGCATTCAACTCCATTGGAGCACACAGTACCCCGATTTCCTGTTTATATTGATGGGAATTTCAACCATGATACAGTGATCAGTCTTTCAGCAGAAGCATTATTGAGGGACATAATTCAACCATTTGTTCAGTTGATTCATCTTAAAGCTCACATCCCTACAAATATACCCAAACATCATAAAACTTGTGATTCCATTCTTGCTTGTTCAAATGCAGAATATGACAATCAAAATCTTTGTTCAGTTGTTAAAAATGAGGCTGGCACACAATGTCCTCATGGTCCTTTAAATGTTCCACCACCACCCAATAATAGAAGTTCGAAAGGAAAATCAAGCATGTTGTTGGCAATCTCTACATTTGGCTATCAAGTTCTGCGGTATCCTCATTTTGCTGAACTTTGTTGGGTCACATCTAAACTTAAAGAAGGTCCTTGTGCAGATGTTAGTGGTCCTTGGAAGGGATGGCCTTTCAATTCTTGCATTATTCGTCCCTGTAACTCATTAGATAAGGTGGCTGCTGCTTGTAGCTCTGGCAATATTAAAAGCAAAGAGAGATCAGGTTTAGTCAGAGGGTTACTTGCTGTTGGTTTATCAGCATACAAGGGTGAGTACAATTCACTTAGAGAGGTCTCCTTTGAGGTAAGGAAAGTTCTTGAGCTTCTAGTTGGACAAGTTAATGAAAAAATTCAGGCTGGGAAAGATAGATATCAATATGTTCGTCTTCTATCACAAGTGGCTTACCTGGAAGATGTGGTCAACAGCTGGGCATTATGCACTGCAGAGGTACGGTGGACTGTTATCATTTGTTTGTTAATTCATCCATTTCACTAGTAGCTTGATCGCTCACAaccttttttctcatttcagtTTAGAGCCCGACACTCAAGTGAAAGTGGCAAATGCTAAACTGAAAACCATGGAATTCCCAGGTAATGATACCTGTGCAGATGATTCTGTTGAAAGACAGCACAAGGGAGACACTCCTGATAGAAACTTCCATGAAAGTGAAAGGCTGGAAGAAAGTCCCAAGGGGTTTTCGGATAAAAATCAGGAAGGAGGTGAATCAAATAATGTAGAAAATGGTTTCTGTGATCTTAACCTTGAGGACAGAGCTGTACTTTCAGAAGATGGATCA includes:
- the LOC118037610 gene encoding uncharacterized protein, yielding MEAGESELGEGEGGFDGGKFVMGSKRVGRVKALSGLESEEKEGGNGHDSENVSENDEDEEGEEDDEMEVVRSDDSDESVLDLGGEIDGGNEEEIGDDDGVQVKGEEEKEILDGLELERKDDGNENVENVEDDEKMEELVRMDAENERDVDEVNGALVNELEDGQCGAGEIKKDDVENVDLTKGVEDRGCCDKNEKDVVEEYVDLTKQVENKGGLDELEGEKDVKVDKMKRDSTSSLGRSKIKQGRCCGLCGCGNDGKPPKRLVQDGGESENEAYSGSSSSEDVKYDVWDGFGDEPGWLGRLLGPINDRYGIAGIWVHQNCAVWSPEVYFAGLGCLKNVRAALCRGKALKCSRCGRPGATIGCRVDRCPKTYHLPCARATGCIFDHRKFLIACTYHRHLFQPYGNQHAMWIKKLKAKKMKLQFRKVSNDAWRKDVEAEEKWLENCGEDEEFLKRESKRLHRDLLRIAPVYIGGSDTDGGKLFEGWESVAGLQNVIQCMKEVVILPLLYPEFFSNLGITPPRGVLLHGYPGTGKTLVVRALIGSCARGDKRIAYFARKGADCLGKYVGDAERQLRLLFQVAERCQPSIIFFDEIDGLAPCRSRQQDQTHSSVVSTLLALMDGLKSRGSVIVIGATNRPEAVDPALRRPGRFDREIYFPLPSVGDRAAILSLHTRSWPKPVTGSLLKWIARQTVGFAGADLQALCTQAAIIALKRNFPLHKMLAAAGDRSPGAKRIPLPAFTVEERDWLEALACSPPPCSRREAGIAAYDLVSSPLPTHLIPCLLQPLSTLFISLYLHEHLWLPPTLLKAAKMFETLIVSSLEKNNMPTDRWWSHIDSFLREADVAKELWRKLSCVGILTREVICADTDAFADETDAESVQAEPSAVHNRGMHTSSREVSFASSKKSGFRVLIAGSPRSGQKHLSSCFLHCFVGNVEIQKVDLATVSQEGHGDMVQGITRILMKCASFQSCMIFLPRIDLWAVETCHKVNDDGDASSSINHQVYEEKESSLTNSQVVEEENESPIHQCIPAEMTEPQDAARSISPAWSSFVEQVESISVSTSLMILATSELPSSELPQRIRHFFENNSSNSRHSTPLEHTVPRFPVYIDGNFNHDTVISLSAEALLRDIIQPFVQLIHLKAHIPTNIPKHHKTCDSILACSNAEYDNQNLCSVVKNEAGTQCPHGPLNVPPPPNNRSSKGKSSMLLAISTFGYQVLRYPHFAELCWVTSKLKEGPCADVSGPWKGWPFNSCIIRPCNSLDKVAAACSSGNIKSKERSGLVRGLLAVGLSAYKGEYNSLREVSFEVRKVLELLVGQVNEKIQAGKDRYQYVRLLSQVAYLEDVVNSWALCTAEFRARHSSESGKC